Proteins from one Corynebacterium testudinoris genomic window:
- a CDS encoding peptide MFS transporter: MTAIEQRSGVTADRHPVAMPAVVSIEMWERFSFYGMQAILAYYLYATISDGGLGMDKVEATALVGAYGSLLYLCAFGGGWVGDRLFGPERTLLLGAGMLMFGHLSLSLIPGWLGTAPGLIAIAVGSGLLKTAAITVLGRVYPSNGARHGVAFQLFYLGINVGAFFGPLLTGWLAARYSYHHGFGAAAVLMAVGLAIYLSLRPRMMTSLNESARSAITTVPNPLFGPARFLVPLAVIAIAAALLAVGMRSFATLATVLLIATVSVAVALFIQMFRSPLVSTQERHRVAAFLPMFIASTTYWALLAQTYGVFAVYSAERLNRTFLGFDIPPAWTQSLNPLYILTLALPLAWVLARLRTRRGLHSATTMASGLLIAGAGMLVLLPFTGGAAGSTPFLALAGCILLFSLGELLIGPVGMAATSAHAPAAFATRFSALYFLTLAIGTSLAGSLSRFFDPSNAVAERTYLLSVTGTVVAIAVGVFFAARALRRTTEETAA; the protein is encoded by the coding sequence ATGACAGCAATTGAACAACGTTCAGGGGTGACGGCTGACCGCCACCCCGTGGCCATGCCGGCCGTCGTCAGCATCGAAATGTGGGAGCGCTTCAGCTTCTACGGAATGCAGGCCATCCTCGCCTACTACCTCTACGCCACGATCTCCGACGGCGGCCTAGGGATGGACAAAGTGGAGGCCACCGCCCTCGTCGGCGCCTACGGATCCCTCCTCTACCTGTGTGCCTTCGGCGGCGGATGGGTCGGCGATCGCCTCTTCGGCCCCGAACGAACCCTGCTCCTCGGGGCGGGAATGCTGATGTTCGGCCACCTCAGCCTCTCGCTCATCCCCGGCTGGCTGGGCACAGCCCCCGGCCTCATCGCCATCGCCGTGGGTTCGGGGCTGCTCAAGACGGCGGCCATCACCGTGTTGGGCCGGGTCTACCCATCGAACGGCGCCCGCCACGGAGTCGCCTTCCAGCTCTTCTACCTGGGCATTAATGTCGGCGCCTTCTTCGGCCCCCTGCTTACCGGCTGGCTGGCCGCCCGCTACTCCTACCACCACGGATTCGGCGCCGCCGCAGTCCTCATGGCGGTGGGCCTGGCAATCTACCTCTCCTTGCGCCCCCGCATGATGACCTCACTCAACGAGTCCGCCCGCAGCGCCATCACCACCGTCCCCAATCCGTTGTTCGGACCGGCACGATTCCTCGTGCCGCTGGCCGTCATCGCCATCGCCGCGGCACTGCTGGCCGTGGGGATGCGCAGCTTTGCCACCCTGGCCACCGTCTTACTGATCGCCACCGTCAGCGTCGCCGTAGCCCTGTTCATCCAGATGTTCCGCTCGCCGCTCGTGAGCACCCAAGAACGCCACCGGGTGGCCGCCTTCCTGCCGATGTTCATCGCCTCCACCACCTACTGGGCGCTGCTCGCCCAAACCTACGGCGTGTTTGCGGTCTACTCCGCCGAAAGACTTAACCGCACCTTCCTCGGCTTTGACATCCCACCGGCATGGACCCAGTCGCTTAACCCGCTGTACATCCTCACCCTGGCCCTGCCCCTGGCGTGGGTGCTCGCACGCCTGCGCACCCGCCGCGGCCTGCACTCCGCCACCACGATGGCCTCTGGTCTCCTCATTGCCGGGGCGGGCATGCTCGTCCTGCTCCCCTTTACTGGCGGCGCCGCCGGATCCACGCCCTTCCTCGCACTCGCGGGCTGCATCCTGCTCTTCTCCTTGGGCGAGCTCCTCATCGGCCCCGTCGGCATGGCGGCCACCAGCGCCCACGCGCCCGCCGCCTTTGCCACTCGCTTCTCCGCGCTCTACTTTCTCACCTTGGCCATCGGAACCTCCCTGGCCGGGTCACTGTCCCGATTCTTCGACCCAAGCAACGCCGTCGCCGAACGCACCTACCTTCTCAGCGTCACCGGCACCGTCGTTGCCATCGCGGTGGGCGTGTTCTTTGCAGCCCGCGCCTTGCGGCGGACTACGGAAGAAACCGCAGCCTAG
- a CDS encoding ParA family protein, translated as MTGDGLFETPGSELGLTGRPVRDLPQPAPLEKHGPAKIIAMCNQKGGVGKTTSTINLGACLAEQGRKVLLVDLDPQGALSAGLGVPFDELDLTVYNLLIDNQTSIHSAIHSTSVPGMDLVPANIDLSAAEIQLVNEVGREQTLARALRPVMKDYDFIILDCQPSLGLLTVNALACSHGVIIPMECEYFSLRGLALLTDTVEKVSDRLNFDLEILGILVTMFDRRTSHAREVMSRVVEVFGDQVFDSVITRTVRFPETSVAGEPIITWAPSSQGAEQYRHLALEVLERTS; from the coding sequence GTGACCGGAGACGGACTCTTTGAGACTCCGGGTTCTGAACTCGGATTGACCGGACGGCCCGTCCGCGATCTGCCTCAACCTGCCCCTTTAGAAAAGCACGGTCCCGCCAAGATCATCGCCATGTGTAACCAAAAGGGCGGCGTGGGTAAGACGACGTCCACGATTAACCTGGGTGCTTGCCTGGCTGAGCAAGGCCGGAAAGTGTTGCTCGTTGACCTAGACCCGCAGGGTGCCTTGTCCGCCGGACTTGGCGTGCCCTTCGACGAGCTCGATCTGACGGTCTACAACCTGCTCATCGATAACCAAACCTCCATTCACTCCGCCATTCACTCGACGAGCGTCCCGGGCATGGACCTTGTCCCCGCCAACATCGACCTCTCGGCTGCGGAGATCCAGTTGGTCAATGAGGTTGGCCGCGAGCAGACGCTGGCCCGGGCGCTGCGCCCGGTGATGAAGGACTATGACTTCATCATCCTCGACTGCCAGCCCTCCCTGGGACTGCTCACCGTTAATGCGCTGGCGTGTTCCCATGGTGTGATCATTCCCATGGAGTGCGAGTACTTCTCTCTCCGCGGCCTCGCGCTGCTGACGGACACGGTGGAGAAGGTGAGTGACCGCCTCAATTTTGATTTGGAGATCCTCGGCATTTTGGTCACGATGTTTGATCGCCGGACCTCCCACGCCCGGGAAGTGATGTCGCGCGTGGTGGAGGTCTTTGGCGATCAAGTCTTTGACTCCGTGATCACTCGCACCGTCCGCTTCCCAGAAACGTCCGTGGCCGGCGAGCCCATCATCACCTGGGCACCCAGCTCGCAGGGCGCCGAGCAGTATCGCCACCTCGCGCTCGAGGTCCTGGAGCGGACCAGCTAA
- a CDS encoding adenosylmethionine--8-amino-7-oxononanoate transaminase codes for MPPTLSLADVHRLDAAHIWHPYAPAGIPTLPVESASGVTLTLGDGREVIDAMSSWWAVVHGHSHPRLVAAAQRQAETMSHVMFGGLTHRPAVELAQALVEVTDPNLTKVFYSDSGSVSVEVAIKMALQYQRGIGHPERTKLLTWRGGYHGDTFAAMSVCDPEGGMHAMWDGTLARQVFAPAPPARGASADVIAEYVATMDQLITADIAALIIEPVVQGAGGMRFHDGALVAEVRELCERRGILFIADEIASGWGRTGALFATEGLHPDILCVGKALTGGFMTLAATLTSLKVSDAIDSPAGGGALMHGPTFMANPLACAVATESVRMLQEGHWRTQVPMIEAALQEGLEPLRHCDGVADVRVLGAIGVVEMTEPVDMHRTTSAALDHGVWIRPFGRLIYVMPPYICTPGELATICAAVTAAVAPGKEAQ; via the coding sequence ATGCCCCCCACGCTCAGTCTCGCCGATGTGCACAGGCTCGACGCCGCACACATCTGGCACCCCTACGCCCCAGCGGGCATCCCCACCCTGCCGGTCGAATCTGCCAGTGGAGTCACCCTCACGCTTGGCGACGGCCGTGAGGTCATCGATGCCATGAGCTCCTGGTGGGCAGTGGTGCACGGACACAGCCACCCGCGGCTGGTCGCCGCCGCTCAACGCCAGGCAGAGACCATGAGCCACGTCATGTTCGGCGGGCTCACCCACCGGCCGGCGGTGGAACTAGCCCAAGCCCTCGTGGAGGTCACTGACCCGAATCTGACCAAGGTCTTCTACTCGGACTCTGGGTCGGTGTCCGTGGAAGTGGCCATCAAGATGGCACTCCAATACCAGCGGGGGATTGGCCACCCGGAGCGCACCAAGCTTCTGACGTGGCGCGGCGGATACCACGGGGACACCTTCGCCGCGATGAGCGTGTGCGATCCCGAGGGTGGGATGCACGCCATGTGGGACGGCACTCTGGCCCGACAAGTATTCGCCCCCGCACCGCCGGCTCGGGGTGCCAGTGCGGACGTGATCGCGGAATACGTCGCTACGATGGATCAGCTCATCACCGCCGACATTGCCGCCCTCATCATCGAGCCGGTGGTCCAGGGCGCAGGTGGCATGCGCTTTCATGACGGCGCTCTTGTCGCGGAAGTGCGTGAGTTGTGTGAGCGCCGAGGGATCCTCTTCATCGCTGACGAAATCGCCAGCGGATGGGGAAGGACCGGAGCACTGTTTGCCACCGAGGGACTCCACCCGGACATCCTCTGCGTCGGCAAGGCGCTGACGGGTGGATTCATGACCTTGGCGGCCACCCTCACCAGCCTGAAGGTCTCCGATGCCATTGATAGTCCGGCCGGCGGCGGAGCGCTCATGCACGGCCCGACCTTCATGGCCAACCCGTTGGCCTGTGCCGTGGCCACGGAATCGGTGCGGATGCTGCAGGAAGGCCACTGGCGCACCCAGGTGCCCATGATTGAAGCTGCACTCCAGGAAGGTCTCGAGCCTCTCCGGCACTGCGACGGCGTCGCCGATGTCCGGGTCCTGGGTGCCATCGGTGTCGTGGAGATGACCGAACCGGTTGACATGCACCGAACCACCAGCGCCGCCCTTGACCACGGCGTGTGGATCAGACCATTTGGCCGATTGATTTACGTCATGCCGCCCTACATCTGCACACCGGGCGAACTCGCCACCATCTGCGCCGCTGTCACAGCTGCAGTGGCACCAGGGAAGGAAGCACAATGA
- a CDS encoding segregation and condensation protein A — MPAAVAEQPELPGFRVALKNFEGPFDLLLQLIGAKKLDVTEVALSEVTDDFIAYTRRLGETADLDETTEFLVVAATLLDLKAARLLPRGEVDDLEDLALLETRDILFARLLQYKAYKQVADLFAQRQKNAQRRYPRAVGMEEQFADLLPPVTLGHTPATFAEMAASVFRPKPPEEVGIGHIHQVAVSVPEQAGRILDTLRLMGQNHWLTFAALTRDCTLSMEVVGRFLALLELYKAKAVEAEQAEPLGELTVAWTGLDVDPAVVAARNWD; from the coding sequence CTGCCCGCCGCGGTGGCGGAGCAACCAGAGCTGCCGGGCTTCCGCGTTGCCCTGAAGAACTTCGAGGGTCCTTTTGACCTGCTCCTGCAGCTCATCGGGGCCAAGAAGCTCGACGTCACCGAGGTCGCACTTTCCGAAGTCACTGATGATTTCATTGCCTACACCCGGCGTCTCGGGGAAACCGCGGATCTGGATGAGACGACGGAGTTCCTCGTGGTGGCGGCGACGTTGTTGGACCTGAAAGCCGCCCGGCTCCTTCCCCGCGGCGAGGTCGACGACTTGGAAGACCTCGCACTGCTAGAAACCCGCGATATTCTCTTCGCCCGTCTCCTGCAGTACAAGGCGTATAAGCAGGTGGCGGACCTGTTTGCGCAGCGGCAAAAGAACGCTCAGCGGCGGTACCCGCGGGCGGTTGGAATGGAAGAGCAGTTTGCTGATCTCCTCCCTCCGGTGACGCTCGGCCACACGCCTGCGACCTTTGCGGAGATGGCGGCGAGTGTTTTCCGGCCCAAGCCACCAGAGGAAGTCGGGATTGGCCATATCCATCAGGTCGCCGTCTCCGTTCCGGAACAGGCTGGCCGGATTCTGGATACCCTGCGGCTCATGGGACAAAATCATTGGCTAACTTTCGCGGCATTGACTCGTGATTGCACCTTGTCGATGGAGGTCGTGGGTCGATTCCTCGCCCTGCTAGAGCTCTACAAGGCCAAGGCCGTGGAGGCTGAGCAGGCTGAGCCACTGGGGGAACTCACCGTTGCCTGGACAGGCCTCGACGTCGACCCGGCCGTGGTCGCGGCGAGGAACTGGGACTGA